From the Sphingobacteruim zhuxiongii genome, the window ATCTAGATACAAAAGAGTCGTTTAGAGCGAGCTGTGATCGCTAAATCACTTAACATAGATTATAGATGTTAGAACCCTAGTGGTTCAAACTTTAAATTTTGATATATGATGAAGATAGCCGTAGTAATTACTACGGCTATTTTTGTTGGTCCTTGTAAGACGTGATTTGCTTTTCTAAAGCATCAATCTTATGATTGAGCGACTTAATTAATTTGTACTGATCCTCCTGCGATTGAAATAGATCTTTCACCTGCTCTTCCAAGAGCATATCCATCTTTTGGTGTAGACTTCGAATCTCTAACTCCGCTTTGAGATTAACTAAATAATCATTCTCTGCACGCATTCTATCTTTCTCTTCCTGTCTATTTTGACTCATCATGATAATTGGCGCTTGCATGGCGGCAACGCAAGACAACACCAAATTCATTAAAATAAATGGGTAAGGATCAAATTGATCTTTCGTTGGCAATGTTGAATTGTATAAAATCCAGATGATTAGTACAACAGCAAAGAGAATGATAAACGTCCAACTCCCACCGAACCGAGCTACCTTGTCGGATATTCTCTGCCCTTGAGATAACACTTCCTTTGGCGGGTTCACCAATCGGTCGACCATTAGGGACTCTTCGTCCATCGTCTGCTTAACAATTTCATGGAGCTTAGCGATATTTTCGCTGTTCTGCTCCATAATGGCTTTGATATTCTTCTTCTCCATGGCTAAGGTTGTATTGAATGGATATTATACTTCATTGGTAGAACAATAAAATGTTGGTTTTGTCTGTTTCTGATAAAGGAAAATCTGAAAAGAAAATTAATAAGTACTAGTAAACTAATAAAAGTTAGTTGTTGATCAGCAATACAGCTTTAAATAGGTTGCTATTGCTGTTCAGAAATAAGTTATGCGTTGGATATTGTAATTTAAGTCGATCTTGAAAATGCTGAATGTAATCGTTCTCCGCTTGGCTACTTAGGTAGTGATTAACCCGATTACTAACTTCCAATTTTATTGATCCTCCAATCGCTGAAATCTTGATTTTAACCGGATGCTCCGACATACTGTTATAACCATTATGCAAGGCATTCTGAATTAAAGGTAGGAATACAAAGGGATGTACTTTACTGTCAGAATCTGCTATCTGAAAGTCGATTTTAACATGAACATCTTCTGAACTAAATATAGACCATAGCTTCAAGTAGGTTAAGACATTCTCTTGCTCATCAGCAATTTGAATAGTATCACCAATTGAATATTGCAAAGCACGCTCTTGCCAATTCAAAAAGCTCTCCGTAGCATCTTGATCGTTTCGCTTATGCTCAAAATAGAGTTTGGCTAATTTTGAATCCTGCTGACATTGCTTAAAGGAGAGCGCGGCAGCTAGTTCGATTCGTGCAGATTCAGCCTCTTGTGCTGTCTTACTTGCCTTGTTCCAGAACATTACTTTTCTTTGATGGTTCGACCCCACTTACCCCTCCAGATACCGCTAGTTTCATCGCATCAGTTCCCGACATATTCAACTTATGAACCTTATCAGCACTAATGATAGATACCTGACCAGCAACAGAGTAAGAGAATGGAAAGTAAACCACAACTTCACCTGGAAGACCTATACTTGACAAGTCTTTCTGTGTTAAGAAACCCACCTTCTTAAGCCCGAAGTTGTTAACCTCGACCAATACCGGCTCGTTAAATTTCTTTGCATCACCAACAAAAGCTTCCGTAAAATCCTTAATTGATGAGTATAAGGTATTGAACAAAGGAATTTTATTAATCGTCCGTGTCATCCAGCTCCGAATTGGTGCGGTCACTAAAGTGGTGAAGATTAAGCCTACCAATGCCAACAATAGGATAACGGAAAGGATACCAATACCGGGGATATACAAGGGATGCCCTGTTTCATCTTCTAGAAAATGTTCTGTAATATTCAGCGCACCGTCTAAGGTTGCAACTAACCAAATGATTACAAATACCGCTCCTGCAACAGGAACAACAACCAAAGTACCTTTGATTAAATAATAGAAGAATTTTTGAAAGAATTTACGCAACATGTTTATTCAAAATAATAGACTCTTTTCACTCGACTTGAGATATTTACCAATAATTCATAAGGAATTGTACCGATATCTTGAGAAGCTTGCATGATATCTGGAAAAACTTCCACAATATCTCCTTCTTTCACTTCGATATCTGTTACATCCAACATACACATATCCATACAGATCGTGCCAACTGTAGGAACAAGCTGGTTATTAATCTTCATTTTTCCTACACCGTATCCAAATTTACGATTATATCCGTCAGCATACCCAATTTTAACTGTAGCAATTCGACTATCTCTAGTCAAAATACCTTTTCGATCATATCCAACCGTCTCAGTCTTCGGTAATTCCTTCAACTGCGTGACTGTCGTTTGCAATGTACTCACTTTCTCTAATTGGCTACCGTCAGAATCCATATCGACACCATAGAGGCCAATTCCAAGGCGTACCATATCGAAATGTGCTTGCGGCCAGCGTACAATCGCTGACGTATTTGCTACATGTTTGATAAAAGAATAGCCGA encodes:
- a CDS encoding DUF1003 domain-containing protein, whose product is MEKKNIKAIMEQNSENIAKLHEIVKQTMDEESLMVDRLVNPPKEVLSQGQRISDKVARFGGSWTFIILFAVVLIIWILYNSTLPTKDQFDPYPFILMNLVLSCVAAMQAPIIMMSQNRQEEKDRMRAENDYLVNLKAELEIRSLHQKMDMLLEEQVKDLFQSQEDQYKLIKSLNHKIDALEKQITSYKDQQK
- a CDS encoding DUF502 domain-containing protein; this translates as MLRKFFQKFFYYLIKGTLVVVPVAGAVFVIIWLVATLDGALNITEHFLEDETGHPLYIPGIGILSVILLLALVGLIFTTLVTAPIRSWMTRTINKIPLFNTLYSSIKDFTEAFVGDAKKFNEPVLVEVNNFGLKKVGFLTQKDLSSIGLPGEVVVYFPFSYSVAGQVSIISADKVHKLNMSGTDAMKLAVSGGVSGVEPSKKSNVLEQGK